From Brassica oleracea var. oleracea cultivar TO1000 chromosome C3, BOL, whole genome shotgun sequence, a single genomic window includes:
- the LOC106330648 gene encoding uncharacterized protein LOC106330648: MKRLTHNRTGQGYHPDGSIDMSDDWWEQRCKEWPGARKYKDKPVANADLMEQIFSGVHVSGAEGWSAQQGENELDNMEVENDDAASEARQTNPPARQTNPEPDAPSSSNGPRVSNAPRASTVPQPSRKRRAEQGADVMRSSLQSRDDILSHKNHLIESHPDLSCSQLKAMSVLHSLSSIRMWSPLYKAAYKHLREAATNRQTFLSYEDDENKIIYLEEETGEKEEELMYHMPEDVYGVTNLPPLPRQMLRTNKGGGWRRVQRLMFESDKQCFDILRMNQCTFKNLCFMLRQYYKLEESQNVYHEESVAMFVEMVAQDLTVRALAERYQRSVDTVDRKLDQVLSALLKLAADIIKPSIGEFTTPSPVLVNNDRYMPFFEDCIGALDGTHLPVRPPSDNPEPYRGRKGEPTINVLAICNLKMRFIYAYVGVPGRAHDTKVLTHCATHEPFFPHPPDGKYYLVDSGYVELGIILTSLLGEDHQQTLENCLSGGMLVYVL, from the exons ATGAAGAGGTTGACTCACAATAGAACTGGACAGGGATATCATCCAGATGGCTCAATAGACATGAGTGATGATTGGTGGGAGCAGCGTTGTAAG GAATGGCCTGGAGCTAGGAAATACAAAGATAAACCAGTGGCAAACGCAGATCTAATGGAACAGATTTTCAGTGGGGTTCATGTAAGTGGAGCTGAAGGGTGGAGTGCTCAGCAAGGTGAAAATGAGTTAGACAATATGGAGGTAGAGAATGATGATGCCGCATCTGAAGCAAGGCAAACCAATCCTCCAGCAAGGCAAACCAATCCTGAACCAGATGCTCCCTCATCCTCTAATGGTCCACGAGTCTCCAATGCTCCACGAGCCTCTACTGTCCCACAGCCTTCTCGGAAAAGGCGTGCAGAACAAGGAGCAGATGTTATGAGAAGTAGTCTTCAATCACGTGATGATATACTCTCTCACAAAAACCACCTAATAGAAAGCCATCCAGATTTGAGTTGCAGTCAGCTTAAGGCTATGAGTGTCTTGCATTCACTGTCTAGTATCAGAATGTGGTCTCCATTGTACAAAGCTGCTTATAAACATCTCAGGGAAGCTGCTACAAATCGACAGACGTTCCTAAGTTATGAAGATGACGAGAACAAGATTATCTATTTGGAGGAAGAGACCGGTGAAA AAGAGGAAGAGCTCATGTATCATATGCCAGAAGATGTTTATGGAGTTACAAATCTTCCTCCTCTTCCTCGACAAATGCTCAGAACAAACAAAGGTGGAGGTTGGCGCCGTGTTCAGCGCCTCATGTTTGAGAGTGACAAGCAATGTTTTGACATCTTAAGGATGAATCAATGTACTTTTAAGAATCTGTGCTTTATGCTACGACAATACTACAAACTTGAAGAATCACAAAACGTCTATCATGAAGAGAGTGTGGCAATGTTTGTTGAAATGGTTGCACAAGATTTAACAGTTCGAGCTTTAGCTGAGAGATATCAACGTTCAGTAGATACGGTGGATAGAAAACTAGATCAAGTTCTCTCTGCTCTATTAAAGCTTGCTGCAGACATCATTAAGCCATCAATAGGAGAGTTTACTACTCCAAGTCCTGTTCTAGTAAACAATGATAG GTACATGCCGTTTTTTGAAGACTGCATTGGTGCTTTGGACGGAACTCACTTACCTGTTCGTCCTCCGTCTGATAATCCGGAACCGTACAGAGGCAGGAAAGGAGAACCGACAATCAATGTTCTCGCAATATGCAATTTGAAAATGCGATTCATCTACGCATACGTGGGAGTTCCTGGTAGAGCTCATGACACGAAAGTTCTTACACATTGTGCGACACATGAACCCTTCTTCCCTCATCCACCAGATGGTAAGTACTATCTAGTTGATTCCGGTTATGTAGAACTAGGTATCATTTTGACCAGTTTGCTAGGGGAGGACCACCAACAAACTCTAGAGAATTGTTTAAGCGGAGGCATGCTAGTTTACGTTCTGTGA